A genomic window from Micromonospora ferruginea includes:
- a CDS encoding phosphatidylserine decarboxylase — MTQSPAVRVTGPSGAVRLGERAARTLVAEFARRNDPKAGLLVGATPESAVLAAAIEALLPGDRLIVVPAEGAATAALREHVTAQGRWVADRVRVVDTLAEADAAAVVVVAEPFTGTAEEARAAVDGLSKYLAEGAVLSVAAPLFRTEGAGAELDRQGVLHGVRTDVVLRNSPPVRVHHLRFTPAPAALAASLSPAYRPSSVPVTRQMHIDSNGVAAAGITLGLAALARAARPKSKLWLVPALAAGPVAAFFRDPERDVPEDPSAVVASADGQVLSVQRMQDERFGDGEWLRIAVFLSVLDVHVNRAPVAGKVVDYFVADGGFVNAMKPDAEHNVAAYTVLDTDRGTVVVAQRTGLIARRIVQRAPVGSLLAKGERFGLIRFGSRTDVYLPADTADPLVGPGDKVVGGSTVIARWR; from the coding sequence ATGACCCAGTCCCCCGCCGTGCGCGTCACCGGTCCGTCCGGTGCGGTCCGCCTCGGCGAGCGCGCCGCCCGTACGCTCGTCGCCGAGTTCGCCCGGCGTAACGACCCGAAGGCCGGCCTGCTGGTCGGCGCGACGCCGGAGTCCGCGGTACTGGCCGCCGCGATCGAGGCGCTGCTCCCGGGTGACCGGCTGATCGTCGTGCCGGCCGAGGGGGCCGCGACGGCGGCGCTGCGCGAGCACGTGACCGCCCAGGGGCGCTGGGTCGCCGACCGGGTACGCGTGGTCGACACGCTCGCCGAGGCGGACGCCGCCGCGGTGGTGGTCGTCGCCGAGCCGTTCACCGGCACCGCCGAGGAGGCCCGCGCCGCGGTGGACGGGCTGTCCAAATATCTCGCCGAGGGCGCGGTGCTGAGCGTCGCCGCGCCGCTGTTCCGCACCGAGGGCGCCGGCGCCGAGCTGGACCGGCAGGGCGTGCTGCACGGCGTCCGCACCGACGTGGTGCTGCGCAACTCGCCGCCGGTGCGCGTGCACCACCTGCGCTTCACCCCGGCCCCGGCCGCGCTGGCCGCCTCGCTCTCGCCGGCGTACCGGCCGTCGAGCGTGCCGGTGACCCGGCAGATGCACATCGACTCCAACGGGGTGGCCGCCGCCGGCATCACGCTCGGCCTGGCCGCCCTGGCCCGGGCCGCCCGGCCGAAGTCCAAGCTGTGGCTGGTGCCGGCGCTGGCCGCCGGCCCGGTGGCCGCGTTCTTCCGCGACCCGGAGCGGGACGTCCCGGAGGACCCGTCGGCCGTGGTCGCCTCGGCGGACGGCCAGGTGCTGTCCGTGCAGCGGATGCAGGACGAGCGCTTCGGCGACGGCGAGTGGCTGCGGATCGCGGTCTTCCTGTCGGTGCTGGACGTGCACGTCAACCGCGCGCCGGTGGCCGGCAAGGTGGTCGACTACTTCGTCGCCGACGGCGGGTTCGTCAACGCCATGAAGCCGGACGCCGAGCACAACGTGGCGGCGTACACGGTGTTGGACACCGACCGCGGCACGGTGGTCGTGGCCCAGCGCACCGGGCTGATCGCCCGCCGCATCGTGCAGCGGGCGCCGGTCGGCTCACTGCTGGCCAAGGGCGAGCGGTTCGGCCTGATCCGGTTCGGCTCGCGTACCGACGTCTACCTGCCGGCCGACACCGCGGATCCGCTGGTCGGCCCGGGCGACAAGGTGGTCGGCGGGTCCACGGTCATCGCCCGCTGGCGCTGA
- a CDS encoding PspC domain-containing protein: MTEDAARPPRPWAAAQDDPPPPPPGSAPAGDDTPPPPGGAPFADPPPGGYAPPPGAAGFTTRYGLVRPREGRYLAGVCAAVGRATNTDPVLWRVLLAVLGFFGGIGLLVYLAAWLIIPGEGDTASPVESMLGRGRSSMSPVTVIVLGILVAVGFAYVVTDGFRAILLGAVILIGGALMLNREQRGLASRGGTAPGPQPTPGGGPAGTPWPGGHATPPGTVAPPRPGGPVGVTPPGWPAGGAPSGVRAEPGYPPAPSAPTEPGHPAWSEPGYPPTPSDLTEPGHPARSEPGYPATPSGRVEPGYPATSSVEPGYPAAPLPAPGWPAAAGTRPVRSEPATAAMPGVTAPAGDTGAWPTSGAAPAWPAAPTTGAPVGGPAAVPPPAPVGAPLPPGGYRPPFAPHGPYAGSPAPAPVRPPRPPKRPKERSPLGAITFSLIFLALGLVAMLDLMGVFPVGAAGYFAAVLATIGLGLLVGTWFGRARWLIALGLVTAAALGVATVAESYDRVRGIDGNVTWAPTDRRDLADRYENNFGDAVLDLRGIDFDKQDIQVTVEVNLGNATVVVPPDVDVTTVADVNAGEANVFGRRTGGLDGRHWESTDAGADGPGGGTLRLYVHLNAGNLEVTR, translated from the coding sequence ATGACCGAGGACGCTGCCCGTCCGCCCCGCCCCTGGGCGGCAGCACAGGACGATCCGCCGCCGCCCCCGCCGGGGTCGGCGCCCGCCGGCGACGACACGCCCCCGCCACCCGGCGGCGCGCCGTTCGCCGACCCACCACCCGGTGGGTACGCTCCGCCGCCCGGCGCCGCCGGCTTCACCACCCGCTACGGGCTGGTCCGCCCCCGGGAGGGCCGCTACCTGGCCGGGGTGTGCGCGGCCGTCGGCCGGGCCACCAACACCGACCCGGTGCTCTGGCGCGTCCTGCTGGCCGTGCTCGGCTTCTTCGGCGGCATCGGGCTGCTCGTCTACCTCGCCGCGTGGCTGATCATCCCGGGTGAAGGGGACACCGCCTCCCCGGTGGAGTCGATGCTCGGCCGGGGCCGCTCCAGCATGTCGCCGGTCACCGTCATCGTGCTCGGCATCCTGGTCGCGGTCGGCTTCGCGTACGTCGTCACCGACGGCTTCCGGGCCATTCTGCTGGGCGCGGTGATCCTGATCGGCGGCGCGCTGATGCTCAACCGCGAGCAGCGCGGCCTCGCGTCCCGGGGCGGCACGGCGCCGGGTCCGCAGCCCACCCCCGGGGGCGGGCCGGCCGGGACGCCCTGGCCCGGCGGGCACGCGACACCGCCCGGCACCGTCGCCCCTCCCCGCCCCGGCGGACCGGTCGGGGTCACGCCGCCGGGCTGGCCCGCCGGCGGCGCGCCGTCCGGCGTCCGGGCCGAGCCGGGCTACCCGCCCGCGCCCTCCGCACCGACCGAACCCGGCCACCCGGCCTGGTCCGAGCCCGGCTACCCGCCCACGCCGTCCGATCTGACCGAACCCGGCCACCCGGCCCGGTCCGAGCCCGGCTACCCGGCCACGCCCTCCGGCCGGGTCGAGCCCGGCTACCCGGCCACGTCCTCGGTCGAGCCCGGGTACCCGGCCGCGCCGCTGCCGGCCCCCGGGTGGCCCGCCGCGGCCGGCACCCGACCGGTCCGGTCCGAGCCGGCGACCGCGGCGATGCCCGGGGTGACCGCACCGGCCGGTGACACCGGCGCGTGGCCCACCTCCGGCGCCGCACCGGCCTGGCCGGCCGCGCCGACCACCGGCGCCCCGGTCGGCGGGCCGGCCGCCGTGCCACCGCCCGCGCCGGTCGGCGCCCCGCTGCCGCCGGGCGGCTACCGGCCGCCGTTCGCCCCGCACGGCCCGTACGCCGGGTCGCCCGCCCCGGCGCCCGTCCGGCCGCCCCGGCCGCCGAAGCGGCCGAAGGAGCGCTCCCCGCTCGGCGCGATCACCTTCTCGCTGATCTTCCTGGCGCTCGGCCTGGTGGCGATGCTCGACCTGATGGGCGTGTTCCCGGTCGGCGCCGCCGGCTACTTCGCCGCGGTGCTGGCCACCATCGGCCTCGGGCTGCTCGTGGGCACCTGGTTCGGTCGGGCGCGATGGCTGATCGCTCTCGGTCTGGTGACCGCGGCGGCACTCGGCGTCGCCACCGTCGCCGAGTCCTACGACCGGGTCCGGGGCATCGACGGCAACGTCACCTGGGCCCCGACCGACCGCCGCGACCTGGCCGACCGGTACGAGAACAACTTCGGCGACGCGGTGCTCGACCTGCGCGGGATCGACTTCGACAAGCAGGACATCCAGGTGACCGTCGAGGTCAACCTGGGCAACGCGACAGTGGTGGTGCCACCGGACGTGGACGTGACCACGGTGGCCGACGTCAACGCCGGCGAGGCGAACGTCTTCGGCCGGCGCACCGGCGGGCTCGACGGCCGGCACTGGGAGAGCACCGACGCGGGCGCGGACGGCCCCGGCGGGGGCACCCTGCGCCTCTACGTCCATCTGAACGCCGGAAATCTGGAGGTGACCCGGTGA